One Desulfuromonadales bacterium genomic region harbors:
- a CDS encoding outer membrane beta-barrel protein translates to MKRLKYLMCMPLLLLALCGPAWSAHQGVYLGASYGMTLLSEAEAQDALGTFNLDFEPGQVAALALGYDLDPQGLLGDGRLELEYARRSNALEEVDFLEGKVDGDGDLRAESLLLNTWGVYRGFRGWVPYLGAGIGAARLTADDLKVFGQPLADDDKVVFAYQLGVGVDFPLTQSLSLDLGYRFFGTARPEFTAADGSKFKTRYLSHSALLGLRFGF, encoded by the coding sequence ATGAAGCGCTTGAAATATCTGATGTGCATGCCGCTGCTGCTTCTGGCCCTGTGCGGGCCGGCCTGGAGCGCCCACCAGGGAGTTTACCTCGGGGCCTCTTACGGCATGACTCTGCTCAGCGAGGCCGAGGCGCAGGACGCCCTGGGGACCTTCAATCTCGACTTCGAGCCGGGACAGGTGGCGGCCCTCGCCCTCGGTTACGACCTCGATCCGCAAGGCCTGCTGGGGGACGGGCGGCTGGAACTCGAATACGCCCGGCGCAGCAACGCCCTGGAGGAGGTCGATTTTCTCGAGGGGAAAGTCGACGGGGACGGCGACCTGCGGGCGGAGAGCCTGCTGCTCAATACCTGGGGCGTCTACCGCGGCTTCCGGGGGTGGGTTCCTTATCTCGGCGCCGGCATCGGCGCCGCCCGCCTCACGGCCGACGATCTCAAGGTTTTCGGCCAGCCCCTGGCCGACGACGACAAGGTGGTTTTTGCCTACCAGCTGGGGGTCGGCGTCGATTTCCCCTTGACGCAATCCCTCAGCCTCGACCTCGGCTACCGGTTCTTCGGCACCGCCCGGCCGGAATTCACCGCCGCCGACGGCAGTAAATTCAAGACCCGTTATCTCAGCCACAGTGCTCTGCTTGGCCTTCGCTTCGGCTTTTAA